A part of Rhodothermales bacterium genomic DNA contains:
- a CDS encoding NeuD/PglB/VioB family sugar acetyltransferase, whose product AGGAFDILGFVDDDPALQRRTVLDLPVLGAIDWLVHHPETVYVVAIGASRLRRRIVDLHRLPVDRAATLVHPSVELHPSVHLSPGCLIFRGAVVMLNVALGDHVIVDVNSTVGHDTTLGAFSTMHPGCHVSGNVVVEEAVELGAGAVVLPGRRIGREVIVGAGAVVHRDLPAGCTAVGVPARPLPGTREG is encoded by the coding sequence CGCCGGCGGCGCGTTCGACATCCTCGGCTTTGTCGACGACGATCCTGCGCTTCAGCGACGCACCGTGCTCGATCTGCCCGTCCTGGGCGCCATCGATTGGCTTGTCCACCACCCCGAAACGGTGTATGTGGTCGCCATTGGCGCGTCACGGTTGCGACGGCGAATCGTTGACTTGCACCGCCTGCCCGTCGATCGAGCCGCTACCCTGGTCCACCCCTCCGTCGAACTCCATCCCAGCGTGCACCTATCCCCAGGCTGCCTCATATTCCGGGGCGCTGTGGTGATGCTGAACGTGGCGCTGGGCGATCATGTGATCGTGGACGTAAACAGCACCGTCGGGCACGATACCACACTCGGGGCGTTTTCCACGATGCATCCCGGCTGCCATGTATCCGGCAATGTGGTGGTGGAGGAAGCCGTCGAATTGGGCGCCGGGGCCGTGGTGCTGCCGGGGAGACGCATCGGGCGTGAGGTGATCGTCGGCGCCGGCGCCGTAGTCCACCGCGACCTGCCAGCCGGGTGTACGGCGGTAGGCGTCCCGGCACGGCCTCTTCCCGGGACCCGGGAGGGATAA
- a CDS encoding glycosyltransferase family 4 protein, whose protein sequence is MRILFFYQYYHNLDCAATGRHYQFIRRLAREHEVHVVTSDHWEHRRQSHLFEWAPEGVTLHRIHAPYANAMGIHARLGAYATYAAGALAAGLRAPRPDVVVGTSTPLSTAWVAARVARLRRAPWVFEVRDLWPAFPIEMGAIRNTWLQRRLFALEKRLYDSASHIVPLSTDMQAAIEAGGTPASKLTTLVNGTDLDLAAGVTTETIAALRARLGIGDRRVVLYAGTFGRANAIPALIGAAERLRHRDDLCFVFLGDGFYRPALEDAAGRLPNVRVLPPEPRHAIFGWFGLACLSLVTFIDRPVLAANSPAKFFDSLGMGTPVLVTNPGWTKRFVEAHGCGWYAGPAEPDTLAAGIQAALDDPAALAAAGQRGRTAAAAFDRRRLADTFADIVASAGGPR, encoded by the coding sequence ATGCGCATCCTCTTTTTCTATCAGTATTACCACAATCTGGATTGCGCGGCGACGGGCCGGCACTATCAGTTCATCCGTCGCCTCGCGCGGGAGCATGAGGTGCATGTCGTCACGTCCGACCACTGGGAGCACCGCAGGCAGTCGCACCTGTTCGAGTGGGCGCCGGAGGGGGTGACGCTCCACCGCATCCATGCGCCGTATGCCAATGCCATGGGCATACACGCCCGGCTCGGGGCCTATGCGACGTACGCCGCCGGCGCCCTCGCCGCCGGCTTGCGCGCGCCCCGCCCGGATGTCGTCGTGGGCACTTCCACGCCGTTGTCCACCGCCTGGGTAGCGGCCCGCGTGGCGCGGTTGCGGCGGGCGCCCTGGGTATTCGAGGTGCGCGATCTGTGGCCGGCGTTTCCCATCGAGATGGGGGCGATCCGCAACACGTGGCTCCAACGCAGGCTGTTTGCGCTCGAAAAACGGCTGTACGACTCCGCCTCACACATCGTCCCATTGTCGACCGACATGCAGGCCGCCATCGAAGCCGGCGGCACGCCGGCGTCGAAGCTGACCACCCTGGTAAACGGGACCGACCTCGACCTCGCCGCCGGCGTGACGACCGAGACCATCGCGGCGCTCCGCGCCAGGCTGGGGATCGGCGACCGGCGGGTGGTATTGTATGCCGGCACCTTCGGCCGCGCCAATGCGATTCCGGCGCTGATCGGCGCGGCGGAGCGGCTTCGACATCGGGACGACCTGTGTTTTGTCTTCCTCGGCGACGGCTTCTATCGCCCGGCGCTCGAAGACGCCGCCGGCCGGCTGCCGAACGTGCGGGTGCTCCCACCCGAGCCGCGCCACGCCATCTTTGGCTGGTTCGGGCTCGCCTGCCTGTCGCTGGTGACCTTTATCGACCGGCCCGTGCTCGCCGCCAACTCGCCGGCGAAATTTTTCGACAGCCTCGGCATGGGCACCCCGGTCCTGGTGACCAATCCGGGGTGGACGAAGCGATTCGTTGAAGCGCATGGATGCGGCTGGTACGCCGGTCCTGCAGAACCCGACACCCTCGCAGCGGGTATTCAGGCCGCGCTGGACGACCCCGCCGCGCTTGCGGCGGCCGGCCAACGGGGTCGAACGGCCGCGGCTGCGTTTGACCGCCGGCGCCTCGCCGACACCTTCGCCGACATCGTCGCGTCAGCCGGCGGCCCGAGATAG
- a CDS encoding polysaccharide biosynthesis protein: MNSLSDLYLPSPVRIEDLLQRPPAICDAERLRHYLGDRRVLVTGAGGSIGRELTLQLLRMAPSHLTLVDFSEFNLFQLEQTVGKTAGATEISYHLLDIRQTSAMAHLFETTRPDVVFHTAAYKHVPMMEAHPIEAFQNNTRASVDLLRLSEACGVGQFIFISTDKAVQPTSVMGATKRWTERYMRAASGSVTTKTVRFGNVFGSLGSVVPVFVQQILRGGPVTITHAEMERFFMSVHDACTLILETLLLQDAPVYTLRMDPPVRIEWLAEQMIAWLAPAHQDTIRMAYIGIRPGEKIKEMLWEDFEQPVPTAHRDILGLCSLATHSRNELDTQLATLEAICARRRPEALRAALFEEELAALAT, from the coding sequence GTGAACAGTCTTTCCGATCTCTACCTGCCTTCTCCGGTTCGGATTGAAGACCTGCTTCAGCGCCCGCCCGCGATCTGCGACGCCGAGCGGCTCCGGCACTACCTGGGCGATCGGCGTGTGCTGGTCACGGGCGCCGGAGGCTCCATCGGGCGCGAACTCACCCTCCAATTGCTGCGCATGGCCCCGAGCCATCTGACGCTCGTGGACTTCAGTGAGTTTAACCTCTTCCAGCTGGAACAGACTGTCGGAAAAACCGCCGGCGCAACCGAGATCTCGTACCATCTCCTCGATATCCGCCAGACGTCCGCCATGGCGCACCTGTTCGAGACGACGCGTCCGGATGTCGTCTTTCACACGGCGGCCTATAAACACGTCCCGATGATGGAGGCCCACCCGATCGAGGCCTTCCAGAACAATACGCGCGCCTCGGTCGACCTCCTGCGTCTCAGCGAGGCGTGCGGCGTCGGACAGTTTATTTTTATCTCGACGGACAAAGCCGTCCAGCCCACGAGTGTGATGGGGGCTACGAAGCGGTGGACCGAGCGGTATATGCGTGCCGCCAGCGGCTCGGTGACGACCAAAACCGTCCGCTTCGGGAATGTCTTCGGCAGCCTGGGAAGCGTCGTCCCTGTGTTCGTACAGCAAATCTTGCGCGGCGGCCCGGTGACCATCACCCATGCCGAAATGGAACGCTTCTTCATGAGCGTACATGACGCCTGCACGCTGATTCTGGAGACCCTGCTCCTGCAGGACGCCCCGGTCTACACCCTGCGGATGGATCCGCCGGTGCGTATCGAATGGCTGGCGGAGCAGATGATCGCATGGCTGGCGCCGGCGCACCAAGACACGATCCGGATGGCCTACATCGGCATCCGGCCCGGCGAAAAAATCAAGGAGATGTTGTGGGAGGATTTTGAACAGCCCGTGCCCACCGCACACCGCGATATCCTCGGTCTCTGCAGCCTCGCCACCCATAGCCGCAACGAGTTGGATACGCAACTGGCCACCCTCGAGGCGATCTGCGCGCGACGCCGGCCCGAGGCGCTCCGCGCCGCCCTGTTCGAAGAAGAACTGGCGGCGCTCGCTACCTGA
- a CDS encoding sodium-dependent transporter encodes MAISSEDRGQWSSRAGFIMAAAGSAIGLGNIWRFPYTAGEGGGGAFVLLYLFFVVLIGIPVMLAELSVGRATQRNPVGAFKALVPRSMWPVVGGLGVATGFGILAFYSVVAGWTLGYLFKAFTGGLVTAIDGATSGVIFTELVASPGPALLYTGLFLLLTILIVRGGVSGGIERASKVLMPLLLIVLILLAIRSITLPNGMDGLAYLFKPDFSKITLRVAMSALGQALFSLSLGMGAMITYGSYFPEKTNLWQSGVIVAFFDTLIAILAGLIIFPALFYQNLDPQGGPGLVFITLPTIFNAMPAGTLFGIAFYFLLAIAALTSTISLLEVVVSYFVDERGWGREKASWTLGIVCFLLAVPSALSQGAVSWLGSGGLFGWDFLTVNNNIWGNYSLSVGAILICLFVGWKWGVPNALQSLERGGYTLPGSPFWAILIRYLCPLAILAVLIFIVVTGQYF; translated from the coding sequence ATGGCGATATCTTCAGAGGATCGCGGGCAGTGGAGTTCCAGGGCAGGATTCATCATGGCGGCAGCCGGCTCGGCGATCGGGCTCGGAAATATCTGGCGATTCCCTTATACGGCCGGCGAAGGCGGTGGCGGGGCTTTTGTATTACTTTACCTGTTTTTTGTCGTGCTCATCGGCATACCCGTCATGCTAGCCGAGTTATCCGTCGGCCGTGCCACACAGCGGAACCCCGTGGGGGCCTTCAAGGCGCTGGTGCCTCGCTCGATGTGGCCTGTAGTGGGCGGCCTGGGCGTCGCGACGGGGTTCGGCATCCTCGCTTTTTATTCGGTGGTAGCGGGCTGGACGCTGGGTTATCTGTTCAAGGCGTTTACGGGCGGGCTTGTAACCGCCATCGATGGCGCCACGAGCGGGGTCATCTTCACCGAGCTCGTCGCTTCTCCTGGTCCGGCGTTGCTCTACACCGGGCTATTTTTGTTGCTGACCATCCTGATCGTGCGCGGCGGCGTCTCGGGAGGGATCGAGCGGGCCTCGAAGGTCCTGATGCCCCTGCTTCTCATTGTGCTCATCTTGCTGGCGATCCGGTCCATCACGCTGCCGAATGGGATGGACGGTCTGGCCTATTTGTTCAAACCCGACTTTTCGAAGATCACGCTCCGCGTCGCGATGAGCGCGTTGGGGCAAGCCCTGTTCAGTCTGAGCCTGGGCATGGGCGCCATGATCACCTACGGCTCCTATTTCCCGGAGAAGACCAATCTGTGGCAGAGTGGGGTAATCGTGGCATTTTTTGACACCTTGATCGCGATCCTCGCCGGCCTGATCATCTTTCCCGCTCTCTTTTATCAGAACCTGGACCCTCAGGGCGGCCCCGGCCTCGTCTTCATCACACTGCCGACCATTTTTAACGCCATGCCGGCCGGCACCCTGTTTGGCATCGCGTTTTATTTTCTGCTGGCCATTGCCGCATTGACCTCCACGATCAGCCTGCTCGAAGTGGTCGTTTCCTATTTCGTCGATGAGCGCGGCTGGGGCCGAGAGAAAGCCTCCTGGACGCTTGGTATCGTCTGTTTCCTGCTGGCCGTCCCTTCCGCCCTCTCCCAGGGTGCCGTATCCTGGCTCGGGAGTGGGGGCCTCTTTGGATGGGATTTCCTCACCGTCAACAATAATATTTGGGGCAACTACTCCCTGAGTGTCGGCGCCATCCTCATCTGCCTCTTCGTTGGCTGGAAATGGGGCGTTCCGAACGCCCTGCAATCACTCGAACGGGGCGGCTATACGCTTCCAGGTTCCCCGTTCTGGGCCATCCTGATTCGGTACCTCTGCCCGCTGGCGATCCTCGCCGTACTCATCTTTATCGTCGTCACCGGACAGTATTTTTAA
- a CDS encoding hemolysin family protein, giving the protein MSLVIGCVRVLSALSGSARDTLREIDDAGSRRVLGLLDQRASVLFTLQAIGAVTEIALVLATASLLSYLGHLLYAPLVLSLSIQIPIIAGLVAVGAYLFPKWLASRHAIAFAQGASPFIAGLYYLVRPITLPLTRWLERIVGYGHIDRPHLSDDDFKSMADLGEAQGTIEEEERELIHSILDFGDTTVREIMVSRMDMNVMPISATLDEAYQLLIEGGHSRLPLYDEHLDNIVGIIYVKDLLPFLKPGPWQETPDWRVVARKTLFVPYGKPLVEMLNDFQSQNIHMAIVVDEYGGTAGLVTMEDVLEEIVGDIRDETDNDEEALHRQVDAHTHSVDARIHIDDLMDLLQVELDVDRYDFETLGGLIFHLTGDIPSVGDEIAYDGLTLRIESVENHRIGRVLVHVQPPAEDKSIVV; this is encoded by the coding sequence ATGTCGCTGGTCATCGGTTGTGTGCGCGTCCTGAGCGCGCTCAGTGGGTCCGCACGAGACACGCTGCGTGAGATCGACGACGCCGGTAGCCGGCGTGTGCTCGGGTTGCTGGATCAGCGGGCATCGGTGCTTTTTACGCTGCAGGCGATCGGCGCGGTGACCGAGATCGCGCTTGTGCTGGCTACCGCATCGTTGTTGTCGTATCTGGGCCATCTGCTGTATGCCCCGCTCGTACTGAGCCTCTCCATCCAGATTCCGATCATCGCCGGCCTGGTTGCCGTCGGGGCTTACCTCTTCCCCAAATGGCTGGCCTCGCGCCACGCCATCGCCTTCGCGCAGGGGGCCTCGCCGTTTATCGCGGGCCTGTATTACCTGGTGCGCCCGATCACGTTGCCGCTCACACGCTGGCTTGAGCGAATCGTCGGATACGGGCACATCGACCGCCCTCATCTCTCCGACGATGATTTTAAATCCATGGCGGATCTCGGCGAGGCGCAGGGCACGATCGAAGAGGAAGAGCGCGAATTGATCCACTCCATCCTCGATTTTGGCGATACCACGGTTCGCGAAATCATGGTCAGCCGCATGGACATGAACGTCATGCCCATTTCCGCGACGCTGGATGAAGCCTATCAACTGCTGATCGAGGGCGGGCACAGCCGGCTGCCGCTATACGACGAGCACCTGGACAACATCGTAGGGATCATCTATGTAAAAGACCTTCTACCGTTTCTGAAGCCGGGACCCTGGCAGGAGACCCCGGACTGGCGAGTCGTCGCACGCAAAACCCTGTTTGTGCCCTACGGCAAGCCACTCGTCGAGATGCTCAACGACTTCCAGTCGCAAAATATACATATGGCCATCGTGGTCGATGAATACGGAGGGACGGCCGGCCTGGTCACCATGGAAGACGTGCTCGAAGAAATCGTCGGCGATATCCGGGACGAAACGGACAACGACGAGGAAGCGCTGCACCGCCAGGTGGACGCGCACACCCACTCCGTAGATGCACGCATTCATATCGACGATCTTATGGACCTCTTGCAGGTTGAACTCGACGTCGATAGGTACGATTTTGAAACGCTTGGCGGGTTGATCTTCCACCTAACGGGCGATATCCCTAGCGTCGGCGACGAAATCGCCTACGACGGCCTCACCTTGCGCATCGAATCGGTTGAAAATCACCGGATCGGGCGCGTGTTGGTTCACGTTCAACCGCCTGCCGAGGACAAATCCATCGTCGTATGA
- the purF gene encoding amidophosphoribosyltransferase: protein MKQIKESCGIFGVFNSTEAAQLTYYGLHALQHRGQEASGIVTSTYDENKKRWMMPIHKDHGLVLDVFNDPSLFDSKLLGMSAIGHNRYSTSGSSNNRANIQPFKVHYRDGNLALAHNGNISNARELRNAFSERGTIFQTTSDSELILHLIAQSRRKKQIDQIIDALTQLEGAFSLLMLTDSSLIAVRDPNGFRPLVLGVLRKPAEQGGDAYCVGSETCAFDLLGAEYVRDILPGEILVIDRKGCEGGHFSSYQLPQKHGVSQCIFEYIYFARPDSKVFGEMVDKVRRKMGKQLAHETPVPLLAAGEKPPIVISVPDSSNTATLGYVSECQKLGYSCKYEIGLIRNHYIGRTFISPGQDRRDTRVRLKFNTVEGVLRDRVVVLFDDSIVRGTTSKFLVKMIREAGAKEVHFRVSSPPVISPCFYGMDFPSQEELFANQFDTLEGMISWLGVDSLAYLSVDGMMTAVHQAHTKSLGYCNACFTAQYPTPVEMNISKEENDW, encoded by the coding sequence ATGAAACAGATCAAAGAGAGCTGCGGCATTTTTGGCGTCTTCAACTCCACGGAAGCCGCCCAGCTTACCTATTATGGGCTGCATGCGCTCCAGCATCGGGGCCAGGAGGCGTCCGGAATTGTTACCTCTACGTACGACGAAAACAAGAAGCGCTGGATGATGCCGATCCATAAGGATCACGGCCTTGTTCTGGACGTGTTCAACGACCCGTCGTTGTTCGACTCGAAGTTGCTCGGCATGTCCGCCATCGGGCACAACCGGTATTCGACCAGCGGATCGTCGAACAACCGCGCCAACATCCAGCCCTTCAAAGTGCACTACCGGGATGGTAATCTTGCGCTGGCTCATAACGGCAATATCTCGAACGCGCGCGAGCTACGTAACGCGTTTAGCGAACGAGGCACGATCTTCCAGACCACGAGCGACAGCGAGCTCATCCTGCATCTGATCGCCCAGAGCCGGCGAAAGAAGCAGATCGACCAGATCATCGACGCCCTCACCCAGCTCGAAGGCGCGTTTTCGCTGCTGATGCTCACCGATTCGAGCCTGATCGCCGTCCGCGACCCGAACGGCTTCAGGCCGCTCGTACTCGGGGTCCTCCGCAAGCCGGCCGAGCAGGGCGGCGACGCCTACTGCGTCGGCAGCGAAACGTGCGCGTTCGATCTGCTCGGCGCTGAATACGTCCGCGATATCCTGCCCGGCGAAATCCTCGTGATTGACCGGAAAGGATGCGAAGGCGGCCACTTCAGCAGCTACCAACTCCCGCAAAAACACGGCGTCAGTCAGTGCATCTTCGAGTACATCTATTTCGCCCGGCCGGACTCGAAGGTGTTCGGTGAAATGGTGGATAAGGTGCGCCGCAAAATGGGCAAACAGCTCGCGCACGAAACCCCTGTTCCCTTGCTCGCCGCGGGCGAGAAGCCGCCGATCGTCATCTCCGTACCCGACTCGTCCAACACGGCCACGCTCGGGTATGTGTCCGAGTGCCAGAAACTCGGCTATTCGTGTAAATACGAAATCGGCCTCATCCGGAATCATTACATCGGGCGGACGTTTATCTCTCCCGGACAGGACCGGCGCGACACCCGCGTCCGCCTCAAGTTCAACACGGTCGAGGGCGTCCTTCGGGACCGGGTGGTCGTGCTCTTCGACGACTCGATCGTCCGCGGAACGACCTCCAAATTCCTGGTCAAGATGATCCGCGAGGCCGGCGCCAAAGAAGTCCACTTTCGCGTCTCCTCTCCGCCGGTGATCAGCCCCTGTTTTTATGGGATGGACTTCCCGAGTCAGGAGGAGCTGTTTGCCAATCAGTTCGACACCCTGGAAGGGATGATCAGCTGGCTGGGCGTCGATAGCCTCGCCTACCTCTCGGTCGACGGGATGATGACGGCCGTTCATCAGGCCCACACCAAATCGCTCGGGTATTGCAACGCCTGTTTCACCGCGCAGTACCCCACACCCGTTGAGATGAATATCTCGAAAGAGGAAAATGACTGGTAG
- a CDS encoding co-chaperone GroES family protein yields MQEIIIVGDRVLIELEPGEKQTQSGLYLPATVTDQERVSVGRVVRTGPGYVIPNPEYSESEVWAPSRDAARYLPLQARPGDLAFFLRKELIELTLNGKNYSIVPHAAILALIRDTPEDLLSGITSLDDDL; encoded by the coding sequence ATGCAAGAAATCATTATCGTAGGGGATCGGGTCCTCATAGAACTCGAGCCGGGCGAGAAGCAGACGCAATCGGGACTTTACCTGCCGGCTACGGTGACGGATCAGGAGCGGGTGAGTGTTGGACGTGTCGTGAGGACCGGGCCGGGCTATGTGATCCCCAATCCCGAGTACTCCGAGAGTGAGGTCTGGGCTCCTTCCCGCGACGCGGCGCGCTACCTTCCCCTGCAAGCCCGCCCCGGAGACCTTGCCTTTTTCTTGCGAAAAGAGTTGATCGAACTCACGCTCAACGGCAAAAATTATAGTATCGTGCCCCATGCAGCGATACTCGCCCTCATTCGAGATACCCCGGAAGACCTGCTGAGCGGCATCACGAGCCTGGACGACGACCTCTAG